From Anopheles darlingi chromosome 2, idAnoDarlMG_H_01, whole genome shotgun sequence, the proteins below share one genomic window:
- the LOC125952824 gene encoding annulin-like — MEATAPHTLPFPFWGQEEERDNNIDDQDDEGALVVEKIDICSKENGVSHRTDKYDLMNRTPAKLVVRRGQDFILRLVCNRSIKPKTDTIWLVLAVDPINNEWVSHGHGTVVYLLLKTNDNATEEREDESDWSARLETVRPTEDGDLMEHTVTIRTSPYASVSKWTLSVNVKSGSATESAGYMLDQPIYLLFNPWCEEDPVFLENEEERSEYVLEDMTLIWKGTARSFYPSQWKVGQYEENILDCTLNVLGRAAGLTATYRGNAIRVCRALSGAVNSNDNYGVVIGNWSGKYKDGTAPSAWTGSVKILQQYYQSEDPVPYGQCWVFAGVLATMCRTLGIPCRIITNFTSGHDTEGSLTLDVYMDEEANPLPKFSRDSIWNYHVWNEVWLKRNDLGTSEYDGWQVIDGTPQEYSDLSYKLGPAPVKAVRDGLVNMLYDCAFVYAEVNADKVFWRYRGPSTSVQLIDKDTTGIGQFISTKAVGSNEREDVTQSYKFEEQSAEATVSMLRALKLNQCSLTKRYRKMVFGEKSGHIAHQGNDVEFELILEDQAMVGESFQVALRIRNVSGDEQTARGRIHLNHVLYTGKNIKTITSHPFTITLDPESDQTIEVPISFDDYYEPGMNEAIFKVTSFATIDGADYEFFSQEDYRLRRPHLQLELACEPIYRSSVKMIASFTNPLPVPITEGILTVECSGLCRTLTIPVNAIDVGDKYEVTFLIMPSFQGSNQVTAKFQSNEISDIEGSLSFDVMPPEDRNSNREVLFFT; from the exons ATGGAAGCAACCGCACCACACACGCTACCGTTCCCCTTTTGGGGACAGGAGGAAG AACGCGATAACAATATCGATGATCAGGATGACGAAGGTGCTCTAGTGGTCGAGAAGATCGACATATGCAGCAAGGAGAATGGAGTCAGCCATAGAACGGATAAGTATGATCTGATGAACCGAACCCCGGCGAAGCTGGTCGTTCGCCGTGGACAGGATTTCATACTGCGGCTCGTGTGCAATCGATCCATCAAACCCAAAACTGATACCATATGGCTGGTACTAGCGGTTGATCCGATCAACAATGAGTGGGTTAGCCACGGGCATGGTACAGTGGTGTATTTGCTGCTCAAAACGAACGATAACGCAACGGAAGAGCGAGAAGATGAAAGTGATTGGTCCGCACGGTTGGAGACGGTTCGCCCGACCGAGGATGGAGATCTAATGGAGCATACCGTCACTATCCGGACCTCGCCGTATGCTTCCGTCTCGAAGTGGACGCTCTCTGTCAATGTTAAATCCGGCAGCGCTACAGAGTCGGCCGGCTATATGCTAGACCAGCCGATCTATCTGCTCTTCAATCCCTGGTGCGAAGAGGATCCCGTTTTTCTCGAGA ACGAGGAGGAGCGCAGCGAGTACGTGCTGGAGGACATGACGCTAATCTGGAAGGGCACTGCGCGTAGCTTTTACCCGTCCCAGTGGAAAGTGGGTCAGTATGAGGAGAATATTCTGGATTGTACGCTTAATGTGCTGGGACGCGCTGCGGGGCTCACGGCTACATATCGCGGTAATGCGATCAGGGTATGCCGCGCTCTATCGGGGGCAGTCAATAGTAATGACAACTATGGCGTGGTGATTGGTAACTGGAGTGGAAAGTATAAGGATGGTACCGCACCAAGCGCCTGGACCGGATCGGTTAAAATTCTGCAACAGTACTACCAAAGCGAAGATCCGGTTCCGTATGGACAGTGTTGGGTGTTTGCAGGCGTGCTGGCCACAATGTGTCGCACCCTCGGTATACCCTGCCGTATCATCACCAACTTCACGTCGGGTCACGACACCGAGGGTTCACTTACGCTCGATGTGTACATGGATGAGGAGGCTAATCCGCTGCCAAAGTTTTCACGCGATAGTATCTGGAACTATCACGTGTGGAATGAGGTGTGGTTGAAGCGCAACGATCTCGGAACGTCCGAGTACGATGGATGGCAGGTGATCGACGGTACACCGCAAGAATATTCCGATCTCAGCTACAAGCTTGGTCCCGCTCCGGTCAAGGCTGTTCGGGATGGTCTCGTAAACATGCTATACGATTGTGCCTTCGTCTATGCGGAAGTGAATGCCGATAAGGTTTTTTGGCGTTACCGCGGTCCCAGCACATCGGTGCAGTTGATCGATAAGGATACGACCGGCATTGGCCAATTTATCAGCACGAAAGCAGTTGGTTCGAATGAGCGCGAAGATGTTACGCAGAGCTACAAGTTTGAAGAGCAATCCGCCGAAGCAACTGTATCCATGCTGCGTGCTCTCAAGCTGAATCAGTGTAGCCTCACCAAACGCTACCGGAAGATGGTGTTCGGTGAAAAATCGGGACATATAGCGCACCAGGGCAATGATGTTGAGTTTGAGCTGATACTCGAAGATCAGGCAATGGTAGGGGAGTCATTCCAGGTCGCTCTTCGGATCCGTAACGTCAGTGGCGATGAGCAAACCGCGAGAGGAAGAATTCATCTAAACCACGTGCTCTACACGGGCAAGAACATTAAAACCATCACAAGCCATCCATTTACAATAACGCTCGATCCGGAGAGTGACCAAACCATTGAGGTACCGATCAGCTTCGATGATTACTACGAACCCGGCATGAATGAGGCCATCTTTAAAGTGACCAGCTTTGCGACCATCGATGGAGCGGATTACGAGTTCTTCTCGCAGGAGGACTACCGGCTGCGAAGACCGCATCTACAGCTAGAGCTGGCCTGTGAACCGATCTACCGATCTTCCGTCAAAATGATCGCCTCATTCACCAACCCCCTACCAGTGCCCATCACTGAAGGCATTCTTACCGTCGAGTGTTCCGGACTGTGCAGAACATTGACCATTCCG GTGAACGCGATAGATGTGGGTGATAAGTACGAAGTGACCTTCCTGATTATGCCATCCTTCCAGGGCAGCAATCAAGTGACGGCTAAATTTCAGTCCAATGAAATCAGTGACATCGAAGGTTCGCTAAGTTTTGATGTGATGCCCCCGGAGGATCGAAATTCAAACAGAGAAGTACTGTTTTTCACCTAA
- the LOC125949963 gene encoding pancreatic lipase-related protein 2, whose product MIVVWRILKFLAFLRIVNCDMAQLKAIDPNYGVTWMFMPDDTGTPHIVDLTEPNDTARSERRGNLNEDVNFYYYRQATRANGSRFRFVNDLATPLALDESYDPKLPTKFVIHGWMNSIKSPVSQNIKNNYLQKEDMNVIVVDWEPLASDAVYFRSAMSTRDVGKHVGVLIDRMVVDRGMDLNDVHIIGHSLGAHTSGFAGFSVTKGKVGRITGLDPALPGFTDQQPTKLLDPSDAQFVDVMHTCAGLLGHDKSLGHVDFWPNGGRVNQPGCSTLDDLVGACSHGRSYEYYAESIRNPNGFKAYPCKSMEDLRDSKCRTNAVPMGDPTPDTARGNLFLETNAKPEYGKGL is encoded by the exons ATGATTGTGGTTTGGAGAATTTTGAAGTTTTTAGCGTTTTTAAGAATAG TCAACTGCGACATGGCGCAACTGAAGGCGATTGATCCCAACTATGGCGTTACGTGGATGTTCATGCCGGACGATACCGGCACCCCGCACATAGTGGAtctaaccgaaccgaatgacACGGCACGCAGTGAGCGAAGGGGCAACCTGAATGAAGATGTCAACTTTTACTACTACCGCCA AGCCACTCGGGCGAATGGAAGTCGATTCCGGTTTGTGAACGATCTCGCTACACCGTTGGCCCTGGATGAGTCCTACGATCCTAAACTGCCCACAAAGTTTGTCATACACGGCTGGATGAACTCAATTAAAAGCCCGGTCAGCCAGAACATCAAAAATAATTATCTGCAAAAGGAGGACATGAACGTGATTG TGGTGGACTGGGAACCATTGGCATCGGATGCCGTATACTTCCGATCGGCCATGTCAACACGGGATGTCGGGAAACATGTCGGAGTGCTGATCGACCGTATGGTGGTCGACCGAGGGATGGATCTCAATGATGTGCACATCATTGGCCACAGTCTCGGTGCGCATACGTCCGGCTTTGCTGGTTTTTCGGTGACCAAAGGGAAAGTAGGACGTATCACTGGTCTCGATCCTGCGTTGCCTGGGTTTACGGATCAGCAGCCCACCAAATTGCTGGATCCTAGTGATGCCCAGTTCGTTGATGTCATGCATACCTGTGCCGGACTGTTGGGACACGATAAATCGCTTGGTCATGTTGACTTCTGGCCCAACGGAGGAAGAGTAAACCAACCGGGCTGCAGTACCCTTGATGATCTCGTGGGAGCCTGTAGCCATGGCCGATCGTATGAGTATTACGCCGAGTCCATACGGAATCCGAATGGGTTTAAGGCTTATCCCTGTAAGAGTATGGAAGACCTGCGTGATTCCAAGTGCCGTACGAATGCAGTTCCAATGGGTGACCCCACCCCAGACACCGCCAGAGGTaatttatttttggaaacGAATGCTAAACCAGAATACGGCAAAGGACTGTAG
- the LOC125952822 gene encoding annulin isoform X1 — protein MGSRLSTYWRDFRDCSCNPASRKAINDTPYMINGGHIMARSPLAKAITGMVDSTDTVSEDVLTVRSVDLCIEENGKSHHTKRFSLMSRDEYSGKMPKLVVRRGQAFRLRIFCDRSYDRSRDAMSLIFTVADEDQPTHGHATLVGIPVNQFPTQLSDPLEWGAGIEAIHGDMMEILVKPAVNAPIGRWKLDFDTKLLTDAFGRSYSLPQPFYVLFNPWCPDDQVYMEDKAHRHEYILSDTTLIYRGSYNRVRPSVWKFGQFDEHVLDCALLLIAKVGKVSATHRGDPVRVCRAISAAVNSPDDDGALLGNWSGDFSGGTPPTKWVGSVEILQQFYKKQKPVKYAQCWVFAGVVSTIARAIGIPSRVVTNYSSAHDTQASLTVDYFVDKRGQIMEEMSSDSIWNYHVWNEVWMLRPDLGISSDGDYGGWQAIDATPQESSDGMFRCGPASVLAVKLGEVLKPYDNNFLFAEVNADKVFWRYTGPQHPLKLLRKDALGIGLFISTKAVGLWEREDITSSYKFAEKSEEERVTMLKALKQANSYFSRFYLNEEFNEVYFNFELRDDIKIGESFTVILLVKNRSSEREHNVDGSLHVDTILYTGKNRESVKVNTFSITLDPGTEQSVKMLVEFNDYYRKLRDQAAFNISCMATVRDTEFEFYAQDDFRVRKPDIKIHLLGTPVSQAPLEVEITLENPLPIPLRKGLFHVEGSGIGKPLLFKHPEIAAGEKISNTFTMTPPYSGRLTIAAKFVSKELDDVDGFLAFEAAPRPEDVILETENNEIIARTDVID, from the exons ATGGGAAGCAGGTTAAGTACCTATTGGCGCGATTTTCGTGATTGCTCGTGCAATCCAGCATCGAGGAAGGCGATCAACGATACACCGTACATGATCAATGGTGGCCACATTATGGCGCGAAGTCCCTTAGCGAAGGCCATCACCGGAATGGTAGATAGCACGG ATACCGTATCCGAGGACGTACTGACGGTGCGTTCGGTCGATCTGTGCATTGAAGAGAATGGTAAGTCCCATCATACCAAGCGCTTCTCGCTCATGAGCCGCGATGAGTACAGTGGCAAGATGCCGAAGTTGGTCGTGCGTCGTGGTCAAGCGTTCCGGTTGCGAATATTCTGTGATCGGTCGTACGATCGGAGCCGTGACGCGATGAGTTTGATCTTTACCGTTGCCGACGAGGATCAACCAACACACGGACATGCAACACTGGTTGGTATTCCGGTTAATCAGTTTCCGACGCAGCTGAGCGATCCACTGGAATGGGGTGCCGGTATTGAGGCTATTCATGGTGACATGATGGAGATCCTCGTGAAGCCGGCTGTAAACGCTCCGATCGGTCGCTGGAAACTCGATTTCGATACGAAGCTGCTGACTGATGCGTTCGGTCGCAGCTATTCACTTCCCCAGCCGTTCTACGTGCTCTTCAATCCTTGGTGCCCGGATGATCAGGTCTACATGGAAG ATAAGGCTCATCGGCATGAGTACATCTTGAGTGACACGACACTCATCTATCGAGGATCCTACAATCGCGTACGGCCATCGGTGTGGAAGTTTGGCCAGTTCGATGAGCACGTGCTCGATTGTGCCTTGCTGTTGATAGCGAAAGTTGGTAAAGTAAGTGCGACGCATCGTGGCGATCCGGTTCGTGTTTGTAGAGCCATTTCGGCTGCCGTCAACTCGCCAGACGACGATGGGGCCCTGTTGGGTAACTGGAGTGGTGATTTCTCGGGAggaacaccaccaaccaagtgGGTCGGATCGGTGGAGATCCTACAACAGTTctacaaaaagcaaaaacccgtCAAGTACGCTCAGTGTTGGGTGTTTGCTGGTGTCGTCTCAACAA TTGCTCGAGCAATCGGAATACCATCGAGAGTGGTCACGAACTACTCATCTGCCCATGACACGCAAGCTTCGCTGACGGTTGACTACTTCGTGGACAAACGGGGACAAATTATGGAGGAAATGAGTTCGGACTCGATCTGGAATTATCACGTGTGGAACGAGGTGTGGATGCTCCGGCCGGATCTTGGTATCAGCTCGGATGGGGATTACGGTGGTTGGCAGGCAATCGATGCTACACCACAGGAATCATCCGATGGCATGTTCCGCTGTGGACCGGCGTCCGTGCTTGCCGTAAAGTTGGGTGAAGTGTTGAAACCGTACGATAACAACTTTCTGTTTGCGGAAGTGAACGCCGATAAGGTGTTTTGGCGTTACACCGGACCGCAGCATCCGCTGAAACTACTGCGGAAGGATGCGTTGGGTATTGGGTTGTTCATCAGCACGAAAGCCGTCGGTCTATGGGAACGCGAGGATATCACGTCCAGCTACAAGTTCGCCGAGAAATCAGAAGAAGAACGTGTAACGATGCTGAAAGCACTGAAGCAGGCCAACAGCTACTTCAGTCGATTTTATCTGAACGAGGAGTTCAACGAGGTGTACTTCAACTTTGAGCTGCGTGACGATATTAAGATTGGTGAATCATTCACTGTG ATTCTTTTGGTAAAAAATCGTTCTTCCGAGAGGGAACACAACGTAGATGGATCATTGCACGTGGACACCATACTGTATACTGGCAAAAACCGGGAAAGTGTGAAGGTCAATACGTTTTCCATTACGCTCGATCCAGGCACAGAACAGTCCGTTAAAATGTTGGTCGAATTCAATGATTACTATCGTAAGTTGCGTGACCAGGCAGCGTTCAATATATCCTGTATGGCTACGGTGCGGGATACGGAGTTCGAGTTCTATGCGCAGGATGATTTCCGTGTGAGAAAACCCGACATAAAGATTCATCTCCTTGGCACACCAGTATCGCAGGCTCCGCTAGAGGTAGAGATAACGTTGGAAAATCCTCTCCCAATACCGCTTCGCAAAGGGTTGTTCCACGTGGAAGGATCGGGCATTGGAAAACCGTTGCTGTTCAAG CATCCGGAGATCGCAGCAGGCGAGAAGATTTCCAACACCTTCACCATGACACCACCCTACTCAGGACGTTTGACAATCGCTGCCAAGTTCGTCTCGAAGGAGCTGGATGATGTGGACGGATTTCTGGCCTTTGAAGCGGCCCCTCGGCCGGAAGATGTAATTTTAGAGACggaaaacaatgaaattaTCGCTCGCACGGATGTTATAGACTAG
- the LOC125952822 gene encoding annulin isoform X3 produces MHSVSDVAGCASGNSPIAHFMVVTDDTVSEDVLTVRSVDLCIEENGKSHHTKRFSLMSRDEYSGKMPKLVVRRGQAFRLRIFCDRSYDRSRDAMSLIFTVADEDQPTHGHATLVGIPVNQFPTQLSDPLEWGAGIEAIHGDMMEILVKPAVNAPIGRWKLDFDTKLLTDAFGRSYSLPQPFYVLFNPWCPDDQVYMEDKAHRHEYILSDTTLIYRGSYNRVRPSVWKFGQFDEHVLDCALLLIAKVGKVSATHRGDPVRVCRAISAAVNSPDDDGALLGNWSGDFSGGTPPTKWVGSVEILQQFYKKQKPVKYAQCWVFAGVVSTIARAIGIPSRVVTNYSSAHDTQASLTVDYFVDKRGQIMEEMSSDSIWNYHVWNEVWMLRPDLGISSDGDYGGWQAIDATPQESSDGMFRCGPASVLAVKLGEVLKPYDNNFLFAEVNADKVFWRYTGPQHPLKLLRKDALGIGLFISTKAVGLWEREDITSSYKFAEKSEEERVTMLKALKQANSYFSRFYLNEEFNEVYFNFELRDDIKIGESFTVILLVKNRSSEREHNVDGSLHVDTILYTGKNRESVKVNTFSITLDPGTEQSVKMLVEFNDYYRKLRDQAAFNISCMATVRDTEFEFYAQDDFRVRKPDIKIHLLGTPVSQAPLEVEITLENPLPIPLRKGLFHVEGSGIGKPLLFKHPEIAAGEKISNTFTMTPPYSGRLTIAAKFVSKELDDVDGFLAFEAAPRPEDVILETENNEIIARTDVID; encoded by the exons ATGCATTCAGTCAGCGACGTCGCTGGCTGTGCGTCAGGCAATAGCCCAATAGCACATTTCATGGTCGTAACAGATG ATACCGTATCCGAGGACGTACTGACGGTGCGTTCGGTCGATCTGTGCATTGAAGAGAATGGTAAGTCCCATCATACCAAGCGCTTCTCGCTCATGAGCCGCGATGAGTACAGTGGCAAGATGCCGAAGTTGGTCGTGCGTCGTGGTCAAGCGTTCCGGTTGCGAATATTCTGTGATCGGTCGTACGATCGGAGCCGTGACGCGATGAGTTTGATCTTTACCGTTGCCGACGAGGATCAACCAACACACGGACATGCAACACTGGTTGGTATTCCGGTTAATCAGTTTCCGACGCAGCTGAGCGATCCACTGGAATGGGGTGCCGGTATTGAGGCTATTCATGGTGACATGATGGAGATCCTCGTGAAGCCGGCTGTAAACGCTCCGATCGGTCGCTGGAAACTCGATTTCGATACGAAGCTGCTGACTGATGCGTTCGGTCGCAGCTATTCACTTCCCCAGCCGTTCTACGTGCTCTTCAATCCTTGGTGCCCGGATGATCAGGTCTACATGGAAG ATAAGGCTCATCGGCATGAGTACATCTTGAGTGACACGACACTCATCTATCGAGGATCCTACAATCGCGTACGGCCATCGGTGTGGAAGTTTGGCCAGTTCGATGAGCACGTGCTCGATTGTGCCTTGCTGTTGATAGCGAAAGTTGGTAAAGTAAGTGCGACGCATCGTGGCGATCCGGTTCGTGTTTGTAGAGCCATTTCGGCTGCCGTCAACTCGCCAGACGACGATGGGGCCCTGTTGGGTAACTGGAGTGGTGATTTCTCGGGAggaacaccaccaaccaagtgGGTCGGATCGGTGGAGATCCTACAACAGTTctacaaaaagcaaaaacccgtCAAGTACGCTCAGTGTTGGGTGTTTGCTGGTGTCGTCTCAACAA TTGCTCGAGCAATCGGAATACCATCGAGAGTGGTCACGAACTACTCATCTGCCCATGACACGCAAGCTTCGCTGACGGTTGACTACTTCGTGGACAAACGGGGACAAATTATGGAGGAAATGAGTTCGGACTCGATCTGGAATTATCACGTGTGGAACGAGGTGTGGATGCTCCGGCCGGATCTTGGTATCAGCTCGGATGGGGATTACGGTGGTTGGCAGGCAATCGATGCTACACCACAGGAATCATCCGATGGCATGTTCCGCTGTGGACCGGCGTCCGTGCTTGCCGTAAAGTTGGGTGAAGTGTTGAAACCGTACGATAACAACTTTCTGTTTGCGGAAGTGAACGCCGATAAGGTGTTTTGGCGTTACACCGGACCGCAGCATCCGCTGAAACTACTGCGGAAGGATGCGTTGGGTATTGGGTTGTTCATCAGCACGAAAGCCGTCGGTCTATGGGAACGCGAGGATATCACGTCCAGCTACAAGTTCGCCGAGAAATCAGAAGAAGAACGTGTAACGATGCTGAAAGCACTGAAGCAGGCCAACAGCTACTTCAGTCGATTTTATCTGAACGAGGAGTTCAACGAGGTGTACTTCAACTTTGAGCTGCGTGACGATATTAAGATTGGTGAATCATTCACTGTG ATTCTTTTGGTAAAAAATCGTTCTTCCGAGAGGGAACACAACGTAGATGGATCATTGCACGTGGACACCATACTGTATACTGGCAAAAACCGGGAAAGTGTGAAGGTCAATACGTTTTCCATTACGCTCGATCCAGGCACAGAACAGTCCGTTAAAATGTTGGTCGAATTCAATGATTACTATCGTAAGTTGCGTGACCAGGCAGCGTTCAATATATCCTGTATGGCTACGGTGCGGGATACGGAGTTCGAGTTCTATGCGCAGGATGATTTCCGTGTGAGAAAACCCGACATAAAGATTCATCTCCTTGGCACACCAGTATCGCAGGCTCCGCTAGAGGTAGAGATAACGTTGGAAAATCCTCTCCCAATACCGCTTCGCAAAGGGTTGTTCCACGTGGAAGGATCGGGCATTGGAAAACCGTTGCTGTTCAAG CATCCGGAGATCGCAGCAGGCGAGAAGATTTCCAACACCTTCACCATGACACCACCCTACTCAGGACGTTTGACAATCGCTGCCAAGTTCGTCTCGAAGGAGCTGGATGATGTGGACGGATTTCTGGCCTTTGAAGCGGCCCCTCGGCCGGAAGATGTAATTTTAGAGACggaaaacaatgaaattaTCGCTCGCACGGATGTTATAGACTAG
- the LOC125952822 gene encoding annulin isoform X2, with the protein MSYLYDYVERYLPTTWRRKRIRRPYILSSPEYTVSEDVLTVRSVDLCIEENGKSHHTKRFSLMSRDEYSGKMPKLVVRRGQAFRLRIFCDRSYDRSRDAMSLIFTVADEDQPTHGHATLVGIPVNQFPTQLSDPLEWGAGIEAIHGDMMEILVKPAVNAPIGRWKLDFDTKLLTDAFGRSYSLPQPFYVLFNPWCPDDQVYMEDKAHRHEYILSDTTLIYRGSYNRVRPSVWKFGQFDEHVLDCALLLIAKVGKVSATHRGDPVRVCRAISAAVNSPDDDGALLGNWSGDFSGGTPPTKWVGSVEILQQFYKKQKPVKYAQCWVFAGVVSTIARAIGIPSRVVTNYSSAHDTQASLTVDYFVDKRGQIMEEMSSDSIWNYHVWNEVWMLRPDLGISSDGDYGGWQAIDATPQESSDGMFRCGPASVLAVKLGEVLKPYDNNFLFAEVNADKVFWRYTGPQHPLKLLRKDALGIGLFISTKAVGLWEREDITSSYKFAEKSEEERVTMLKALKQANSYFSRFYLNEEFNEVYFNFELRDDIKIGESFTVILLVKNRSSEREHNVDGSLHVDTILYTGKNRESVKVNTFSITLDPGTEQSVKMLVEFNDYYRKLRDQAAFNISCMATVRDTEFEFYAQDDFRVRKPDIKIHLLGTPVSQAPLEVEITLENPLPIPLRKGLFHVEGSGIGKPLLFKHPEIAAGEKISNTFTMTPPYSGRLTIAAKFVSKELDDVDGFLAFEAAPRPEDVILETENNEIIARTDVID; encoded by the exons ATGAGCTATCTGTACGATTATGTCGAAAGGTATCTGCCAACCACGTGGCGTAGGAAACGTATCCGTCGTCCATACATTTTGTCTTCACCGGAGT ATACCGTATCCGAGGACGTACTGACGGTGCGTTCGGTCGATCTGTGCATTGAAGAGAATGGTAAGTCCCATCATACCAAGCGCTTCTCGCTCATGAGCCGCGATGAGTACAGTGGCAAGATGCCGAAGTTGGTCGTGCGTCGTGGTCAAGCGTTCCGGTTGCGAATATTCTGTGATCGGTCGTACGATCGGAGCCGTGACGCGATGAGTTTGATCTTTACCGTTGCCGACGAGGATCAACCAACACACGGACATGCAACACTGGTTGGTATTCCGGTTAATCAGTTTCCGACGCAGCTGAGCGATCCACTGGAATGGGGTGCCGGTATTGAGGCTATTCATGGTGACATGATGGAGATCCTCGTGAAGCCGGCTGTAAACGCTCCGATCGGTCGCTGGAAACTCGATTTCGATACGAAGCTGCTGACTGATGCGTTCGGTCGCAGCTATTCACTTCCCCAGCCGTTCTACGTGCTCTTCAATCCTTGGTGCCCGGATGATCAGGTCTACATGGAAG ATAAGGCTCATCGGCATGAGTACATCTTGAGTGACACGACACTCATCTATCGAGGATCCTACAATCGCGTACGGCCATCGGTGTGGAAGTTTGGCCAGTTCGATGAGCACGTGCTCGATTGTGCCTTGCTGTTGATAGCGAAAGTTGGTAAAGTAAGTGCGACGCATCGTGGCGATCCGGTTCGTGTTTGTAGAGCCATTTCGGCTGCCGTCAACTCGCCAGACGACGATGGGGCCCTGTTGGGTAACTGGAGTGGTGATTTCTCGGGAggaacaccaccaaccaagtgGGTCGGATCGGTGGAGATCCTACAACAGTTctacaaaaagcaaaaacccgtCAAGTACGCTCAGTGTTGGGTGTTTGCTGGTGTCGTCTCAACAA TTGCTCGAGCAATCGGAATACCATCGAGAGTGGTCACGAACTACTCATCTGCCCATGACACGCAAGCTTCGCTGACGGTTGACTACTTCGTGGACAAACGGGGACAAATTATGGAGGAAATGAGTTCGGACTCGATCTGGAATTATCACGTGTGGAACGAGGTGTGGATGCTCCGGCCGGATCTTGGTATCAGCTCGGATGGGGATTACGGTGGTTGGCAGGCAATCGATGCTACACCACAGGAATCATCCGATGGCATGTTCCGCTGTGGACCGGCGTCCGTGCTTGCCGTAAAGTTGGGTGAAGTGTTGAAACCGTACGATAACAACTTTCTGTTTGCGGAAGTGAACGCCGATAAGGTGTTTTGGCGTTACACCGGACCGCAGCATCCGCTGAAACTACTGCGGAAGGATGCGTTGGGTATTGGGTTGTTCATCAGCACGAAAGCCGTCGGTCTATGGGAACGCGAGGATATCACGTCCAGCTACAAGTTCGCCGAGAAATCAGAAGAAGAACGTGTAACGATGCTGAAAGCACTGAAGCAGGCCAACAGCTACTTCAGTCGATTTTATCTGAACGAGGAGTTCAACGAGGTGTACTTCAACTTTGAGCTGCGTGACGATATTAAGATTGGTGAATCATTCACTGTG ATTCTTTTGGTAAAAAATCGTTCTTCCGAGAGGGAACACAACGTAGATGGATCATTGCACGTGGACACCATACTGTATACTGGCAAAAACCGGGAAAGTGTGAAGGTCAATACGTTTTCCATTACGCTCGATCCAGGCACAGAACAGTCCGTTAAAATGTTGGTCGAATTCAATGATTACTATCGTAAGTTGCGTGACCAGGCAGCGTTCAATATATCCTGTATGGCTACGGTGCGGGATACGGAGTTCGAGTTCTATGCGCAGGATGATTTCCGTGTGAGAAAACCCGACATAAAGATTCATCTCCTTGGCACACCAGTATCGCAGGCTCCGCTAGAGGTAGAGATAACGTTGGAAAATCCTCTCCCAATACCGCTTCGCAAAGGGTTGTTCCACGTGGAAGGATCGGGCATTGGAAAACCGTTGCTGTTCAAG CATCCGGAGATCGCAGCAGGCGAGAAGATTTCCAACACCTTCACCATGACACCACCCTACTCAGGACGTTTGACAATCGCTGCCAAGTTCGTCTCGAAGGAGCTGGATGATGTGGACGGATTTCTGGCCTTTGAAGCGGCCCCTCGGCCGGAAGATGTAATTTTAGAGACggaaaacaatgaaattaTCGCTCGCACGGATGTTATAGACTAG